One Undibacter mobilis genomic region harbors:
- a CDS encoding methyltransferase domain-containing protein, translated as MSAIHQTSGDLIADRRFEWARGLIDAGDHAAAADLLAEVVTLAPGFAAAWFALGDTREKLGDQAGAVAAFEKARDADPRDTHGAAVRLARLARLGALPPVAMPIGYIQSLFDGYAPKFETSLTGHLNYRGPKLLLDALTRAGAPEMCDAVLDLGCGTGLAGDLFRPLCGRLTGVDLSGGMLAVARTKGVYDDLVEAEVMTYLRGAVSGSFDLVLAADVFIYFHELMQIGAPTARVLRPGGYLAFSVETHDGDGVILRDTLRYAHSEAHVRAAVASGGLELLICERASTRTEKGVPVPGLVVVAKR; from the coding sequence TTGAGTGCCATCCACCAGACCTCCGGCGACCTGATCGCCGATCGCCGATTCGAATGGGCCCGCGGCCTGATCGACGCGGGCGACCATGCCGCCGCCGCCGACCTGCTGGCCGAAGTGGTGACGCTGGCGCCCGGCTTTGCCGCGGCCTGGTTCGCGCTCGGCGACACGCGTGAAAAACTGGGCGACCAAGCCGGCGCGGTCGCGGCTTTTGAGAAGGCGCGGGACGCCGATCCGCGTGACACCCATGGCGCCGCCGTGCGGCTCGCCCGGCTCGCCCGGCTCGGTGCGTTGCCGCCGGTTGCCATGCCGATCGGCTACATCCAGTCGCTGTTCGACGGCTATGCGCCGAAGTTCGAGACCTCGCTCACCGGACATCTCAATTATCGGGGGCCGAAATTGCTGCTCGATGCGCTCACGCGCGCCGGAGCGCCCGAGATGTGCGACGCCGTGCTCGATCTCGGCTGCGGCACCGGCCTCGCCGGCGATCTGTTCCGGCCGCTGTGCGGGCGGTTGACCGGAGTCGATCTGTCCGGCGGCATGCTGGCGGTGGCGCGCACCAAGGGAGTGTACGACGATCTCGTCGAGGCTGAGGTGATGACCTACCTGCGCGGCGCGGTGTCGGGCTCGTTCGATCTCGTTCTGGCCGCGGATGTTTTTATCTATTTTCACGAACTGATGCAGATCGGTGCGCCGACTGCGCGCGTTTTGAGGCCGGGCGGCTATCTGGCCTTCAGCGTCGAGACGCATGACGGCGACGGCGTCATCCTGCGCGATACCTTGCGCTATGCGCATTCGGAAGCGCATGTGCGCGCGGCGGTGGCCAGCGGCGGACTTGAACTGCTCATATGCGAGCGCGCTTCGACGCGCACTGAGAAAGGCGTGCCGGTTCCGGGGTTGGTGGTGGTGGCGAAGAGGTGA